One genomic window of Misgurnus anguillicaudatus chromosome 12, ASM2758022v2, whole genome shotgun sequence includes the following:
- the LOC129447077 gene encoding protocadherin beta-16-like isoform X2, protein MDNGFSLSFCACFVALFVFPMSISCADLTYNVPEEMKRQYVIGNVAKDLRIDVKQLSTRKARIETEDNSKRYCDINLNSGDLIVAETINREQLCGSRLSCIRSYELVLENPLEVHRIFLQIQDINDNAPRFLNERINFEITESAVKGQRFRLDEAHDSDIGHNAVKSYSLQKNEHFILNVHDTADGGKYAELVLEKELDREQQKEIEMILTATDGGTPQRSGTAVIHITILDANDNVPVFSQSVYKVTLPENTPSGTSVITVSATDADEGPNGEVSYEFSRISDEAAKLFSIGKATGQIVLIGEINYEKEQNYEIGIQAKDASGLSSTAKLIIDVSDVNDNPPRIILKSLNNPIPENSLPGTEVGIINVQDKDSGENRQIRCSVQQNVPFKLNPSVKNYFSLVTTNTLDREKQSDYNITVTATDGGSPPLSTSMTIHLSISDVNDNPPVFEQQSYSTYVTENNKPGTSVCSVSANDPDWRQNGTVLYSLISSEVNGVPVSSFLSINGDTGVIHAVRSFDYEQFRNFTVQVVARDNGSPPLSSNVTVKVFITDENDNSPQILYPVPDGKSLMTEMIPKATLSGSLVSKVIAVDADSGQNAWLSYQIVKSTDPGLFSIGLHSGEIRTQRDISESDNMKQNLIISVKDNGQPSLSTTCAVNLLISDNPSEVPELKDMTYEESNSKLTSYLIIALVSVSTFFLTFITLILVLKVCRRRKPRLLFDGAVAVPSAYLPPNYAEVDGAGTLRSAYNYDTYLTTGSRTSDFKFIGSYNESTMPAGGTLISNEGDSFGTPVTLINTEEVTEVRTNPKS, encoded by the exons ATGGACAACGGATTTTCACTTTCTTTTTGTGCGTGTTTCGTGGCTCTCTTTGTCTTTCCTATGAGCATTTCCTGCGCAGATCTGACCTACAATGTTCCAGAAGAAATGAAGCGTCAGTATGTGATTGGAAATGTAGCCAAAGATCTCAGGATTGATGTTAAACAATTATCTACTCGAAAGGCTCGGATAGAAACAGAGGATAACAGCAAACGGTATTGTGATATTAACCTGAATTCTGGTGATTTAATCGTGGCCGAAACAATAAACCGGGAGCAGCTTTGTGGTTCTCGACTTTCATGCATTCGCAGTTATGAGCTTGTCCTAGAAAATCCTCTTGAGGTGCATCGCATATTTCTGCAAATTCAGGATATCAATGACAACGCACCGCGATTTCTTAATGAGCGCATTAACTTTGAAATCACAGAATCAGCAGTTAAAGGCCAGCGATTCCGTTTGGATGAGGCACATGATTCAGACATTGGACATAACGCAGTGAAGAGCTACTCACTACAGAAAAATGAACATTTCATATTGAATGTACATGATACTGCAGATGGAGGAAAATACGCTGAACTCGTACTGGAAAAGGAACTGGATCGTGAACAACAGAAGGAGATAGAAATGATACTCACAGCAACTGATGGTGGTACGCCACAGAGATCTGGTACTGCTGTCATACACATTACTATTCTAGATGCTAATGATAATGTACCAGTATTCAGTCAGTCTGTTTATAAGGTTACTCTGCCTGAAAATACACCATCCGGTACATCAGTAATCACAGTGAGTGCCACAGATGCTGATGAAGGTCCAAACGGTGAAGTATCATATGAATTCAGCAGGATATCTGACGAAGCtgcaaaattattttctattggtAAGGCAACAGGACAGATTGTGTTGATTGGAGAAATTAATTATGAGAAGGAACAAAATTATGAAATTGGTATTCAGGCCAAAGATGCATCTGGATTATCATCAACTGCTAAACTGATCATAGATGTAAGTGATGTGAATGACAATCCACCCAGAATCATTCTGAAATCTTTGAATAACCCGATACCTGAGAATTCATTGCCAGGTACTGAGGTGGGTATCATTAATGTTCAAGACAAAGATTCAGGAGAAAATCGGCAGATTCGTTGCTCTGTTCAACAAAATGTTCCTTTCAAACTAAACCCATCTGTTAAAAACTATTTCTCTCTAGTAACTACAAACACTCTCGATCGAGAGAAACAATCAGATTACAATATAACTGTCACAGCAACTGATGGAGGATCTCCACCATTATCCACCTCAATGACAATTCATTTATCTATCTCAGATGTGAATGACAATCCTCCTGTATTTGAGCAGCAGTCCTACAGTACTTATGTGACTGAAAACAACAAACCAGGCACATCTGTTTGTTCAGTCAGTGCAAATGATCCAGACTGGAGGCAGAACGGCACTGTACTTTACTCTCTGATATCCAGTGAGGTCAATGGTGTTCCAGTGTCCTCATTTTTATCTATTAATGGAGATACAGGAGTGATCCATGCTGTAAGATCATTTGACTATGAGCAGTTCAGAAACTTTACAGTTCAAGTTGTTGCCAGAGATAATGGCTCTCCACCGCTCAGCAGTAATGTGACTGTGAAAGTCTTCATAACAGATGAGAATGATAACTCTCCACAGATATTATATCCTGTTCCAGATGGAAAATCTCTAATGACTGAGATGATCCCTAAAGCGACTCTCTCAGGCTCTCTGGTCTCAAAGGTGATCGCTGTGGATGCTGACTCTGGACAGAACGCATGGCTCTCCTATCAGATTGTGAAGTCTACTGATCCGGGACTTTTCAGCATTGGTCTCCATAGTGGAGAAATCAGAACACAACGAGACATTTCTGAATCTGACAATATGAAGCAGAACCTCATCATTTCAGTGAAGGATAACGGACAACCATCTCTCTCTACAACCTGTGCTGTAAATCTACTAATTTCTGACAACCCTTCTGAAGTTCCAGAACTTAAAGATATGACTTATGAGGAGAGCAACTCCAAATTAACATCATACTTGATCATTGCATTAGTGTCCGTGTCCACCTTCTTCTTGACGTTCATTACATTGATTCTGGTCCTGAAGGTTTGTCGCAGGAGAAAGCCCAGACTGTTGTTTGATGGAGCAGTCGCTGTCCCCAGCGCTTATCTGCCTCCTAACTATGCAGAGGTGGATGGTGCAGGAACTCTCCGCAGTGCTTACAATTATGACACATACTTAACAACAGGATCGCGTACCAGTGACTTTAAATTCATAGGATCTTACAATGAAAGCACAATGCCTGCTGGCGGCACTCTGATATCAAATGAAGGTGATTCTTTCGGGACACCTGTTACTCTAATTAATACAGAAGAGGTGACTGAG GTAAGAACAAATCCTAAGTCTTAA
- the LOC129447077 gene encoding protocadherin beta-7-like isoform X1: MDNGFSLSFCACFVALFVFPMRIYCADLTYNVQEETKRNYVIGNVAKDLRIDVKQLSARKARIETEDVSKRYCDINLNSGDLIIAETIDREELCGSQIPCILSYELVVENPLEVHRILLQIQDINDNAPRFPNERINFEIRESVKGQRFRLQEAHDSDIGHNAVKSYSLQKNEHFVLTVHDTADGRKYAELVLEKELDREQQKEIEMILTATDGGTPQRSGTAVIHITVLDINDNVPVFSQSVYKVTLPENTPSGTSVITVSATDADEGPDGEVSYEFSRISDKAAKLFSIDRTTGQIWVTGEIDYEKDKTYEMGIQAKDASGLSSTSRFIIDINDVNDNPPIIILKSLNNPIPENSLPGTEVGIINVQDKDSGENRQIRCSVQQNVPFKLNPSVKNYFSLVTTNTLDREKESDYNITVTATDGGSPPLSTSMTIHLSISDVNDNPPVFEQQSYSTYVTENNKPGTSVCLVSANDPDWRQNGTVLYSLISSEVNGVPVSSFLSINGDTGVVHAVRSFDYEQFRNFTVQVVARDNGSPPLSSNVTVKVFITDENDNSPQILYPVPDGKSLMTEMIPKATLSGSLVSKVIAVDADSGQNAWLSYQILKSTDPGLFGIGLHTGEIRTQRDISESDNMKQNLIISVKDNGQPSLSTTCAVNLLISDNPSEVPELKDMTYEESNSKLTSYLIIALVSVSTFFLTFITLILVLKVCRRRKPRLLFDGAVAVPSAYLPPNYAEVDGAGTLRSAYNYDTYLTTGSRTSDFKFVTSYNDNTLPAGGTLKQEHNRHFDPSMISLDVTEDDDEVRTNPKS, encoded by the exons ATGGACAACGGATTTTCACTTTCTTTTTGTGCGTGCTTCGTGGCTCTCTTTGTCTTTCCTATGAGAATCTATTGTGCCGATCTCACCTACAATGTTCAAGAAGAAACGAAGCGTAATTATGTGATTGGAAACGTAGCCAAAGATCTCAGGATTGATGTCAAACAATTATCTGCTCGGAAGGCTCGGATAGAAACAGAGGACGTCAGCAAACGGTATTGTGATATTAATTTAAATTCCGGTGATTTAATCATAGCAGAGACAATAGACCGCGAAGAGCTTTGTGGTTCTCAAATTCCCTGCATTCTCAGCTACGAGCTTGTTGTGGAAAATCCTCTTGAAGTGCATCGTATATTACTGCAAATTCAGGATATCAATGACAACGCCCCGCGATTTCCAAATGAACGCATCAATTTTGAAATAAGAGAATCGGTTAAAGGCCAGCGATTTCGTTTGCAAGAGGCACATGATTCAGACATCGGACATAACGCAGTGAAGAGCTACTCACTAcagaaaaatgaacattttgttttaactgtgCATGATACTGCAGATGGAAGAAAATACGCCGAACTTGTACTGGAAAAGGAACTGGATCGTGAACAACAGAAAGAGATAGAAATGATACTCACAGCAACTGATGGTGGTACACCACAGAGATCTGGTACTGCTGTCATACACATTACTGTTCTAGATATTAATGATAATGTACCAGTATTCAGTCAGTCTGTTTATAAGGTTACTCTGCCTGAAAATACACCGTCAGGTACATCAGTAATCACAGTGAGTGCCACAGATGCTGATGAAGGTCCAGATGGTGAAGTATCTTATGAATTCAGCAGAATATCAGATAAAGCtgcaaaattattttctattgatAGGACAACCGGACAGATTTGGGTGACTGGAGAAATTGATTATGAGAAAGACAAAACATATGAAATGGGAATTCAAGCAAAAGACGCATCTGGATTATCTTCAACATCCCGATTCATTATTGATATAAATGACGTGAATGACAATCCACCTataatcattctgaaatctTTGAATAACCCGATACCTGAGAATTCATTGCCAGGTACTGAGGTGGGTATCATTAATGTTCAAGACAAAGATTCAGGAGAAAATCGGCAGATTCGTTGCTCTGTTCAGCAAAATGTTCCTTTCAAACTAAACCCATCTGTTAAAAACTATTTCTCTCTAGTAACTACAAACACTCTCGATCGAGAGAAAGAATCAGATTACAACATAACTGTCACAGCAACTGATGGAGGATCTCCACCATTATCCACCTCAATGACAATTCATTTATCTATCTCAGATGTGAATGACAATCCTCCTGTATTTGAGCAGCAGTCCTACAGTACTTATGTGACTGAAAACAACAAACCAGGCACATCTGTTTGTTTAGTCAGTGCAAATGATCCAGACTGGAGGCAGAACGGCACTGTACTTTACTCTCTGATATCCAGTGAGGTCAATGGTGTTCCAGTGTCCTCATTTTTATCTATTAATGGAGATACAGGGGTGGTCCATGCTGTAAGATCATTTGACTATGAGCAGTTCAGAAACTTTACAGTCCAAGTTGTTGCCAGAGATAATGGCTCTCCACCGCTCAGCAGTAATGTGACTGTGAAAGTCTTCATAACAGATGAGAATGATAACTCTCCACAGATATTATATCCTGTTCCAGACGGAAAATCTCTAATGACTGAGATGATCCCTAAAGCGACTCTCTCAGGCTCTCTGGTCTCAAAGGTGATCGCTGTGGATGCTGACTCTGGACAGAACGCATGGCTCTCCTATCAGATTCTGAAGTCTACTGATCCGGGACTTTTCGGCATTGGCCTCCATACTGGAGAGATCAGAACACAACGAGACATTTCTGAATCTGACAATATGAAGCAGAACCTCATCATTTCAGTGAAGGATAACGGACAACCATCTCTCTCTACAACCTGTGCTGTAAATCTACTAATTTCTGACAACCCTTCTGAAGTTCCAGAACTTAAAGATATGACTTATGAGGAGAGCAACTCCAAATTAACATCATACTTGATCATTGCATTAGTGTCCGTGTCCACCTTCTTCCTGACGTTCATTACATTGATTCTGGTCCTGAAGGTTTGTCGCAGGAGAAAGCCCAGACTGTTGTTTGATGGAGCAGTCGCTGTCCCCAGCGCTTATCTGCCTCCTAACTATGCAGAGGTGGATGGTGCAGGAACTCTCCGCAGTGCTTACAATTACGACACATATTTAACAACAGGATCGCGCACGAGTGACTTCAAGTTTGTTACATCTTATAATGACAACACACTTCCTGCTGGTGGTACTCTGAAACAGGAACACAACAGACACTTTGACCCGAGCATGATATCTCTAGACGTTACAGAAGATGATGACGAG GTAAGAACAAATCCTAAGTCTTAA